In Aegilops tauschii subsp. strangulata cultivar AL8/78 chromosome 3, Aet v6.0, whole genome shotgun sequence, one genomic interval encodes:
- the LOC120962126 gene encoding uncharacterized protein produces the protein MANAFIRSHPQRDQINKSADESESILEKTSVGEGNDDGSLRAFLKRQAKKLRRLSNLLRCRDPEFDEPPASRSGTPSDPLSHHQGDDVSSSHAYLDDEGVVTQEGDDLDDDMTLANAQVRSAYMLKPRQPIRRYTPTDFDNRGNPKVVVGTSRMATLDDEAEEEL, from the exons ATGGCTAACGCGTTCATTCGTTCTCATCCGCAGCGCGACCAGATCAATAAATCAGCTGATGAAAGCGAGTCTATTCTGGAGAAGACTTCGGTTGGAGAAGGAAATGATGATGGTTCACTACGAGCATTCCTCAAG CGTCAGGCCAAGAAATTAAGGCGGTTATCGAATCTTCTCCGTTGCCGTGATCCCGAATTTGATGAACCTCCAGCCTCTAGGTCTGGTACACCATCAGACCCCTTATCTCACCATCAGGGGGACGATGTGAGTTCCTCACATGCTTATCTGGATGATGAGGGTGtggtcacccaagag GGCGATGACCTTGATGATGACATGACTTTGGCGAACGCTCAAGTTCGGTCCGCATATATGTTGAAGCCTAGGCAACCCATACGCCGATACACGCCCACCGACTTTGACAACAGAGGCAACCCAAAGGTGGTCGTAGGGACCTCGCGGATGGCTACCTTGGATGATGAGGCTGAGGAGGAATTGTAG